The following DNA comes from Mycobacteroides immunogenum.
GAGTCCGCGACAATCCGGACCTGGTCCAGAATCTTCGGCAGTGCGTCGGATTTCCCGCGCACCCCGACAGCGACCCGCTGCAGATTACGCATGATAGTGGCGATTACCGCTTCGCGATCCGATACCAATGCCGTGAGACGGTTGATGCTGTCGAGCATCGGACCGAGGCCATCTCCGTCGCCGGCAAGGAAGGTGGCGACGTTCTCGGTGAAGGTGTTGATTTCGCTGGGGTTGAGGGTCGCCAGAACCGGCTGCAACCCATTGAACAGGACCGTGACGTCGAAAGAGGGGATGGTCATTGAAGCGGGGACGCTGGCCATCTCATCGGGGGCTCCGCCCGGAGCGGCCCCGGCCACATCCACATACCGTAATCCGGTAAGAGCCTGGAACTTTACTGCCAACCGGCTCGCGGGCACGATGCTGTAACGACGCTCCATGGTGAATTCAACGGTCGCAACGGTGCGCCCCTCGGACCTTTTAAGCTCCAGTGATTGCACCTTGCCGACACGCACTCCACGTACCCGCACGTCTGCACCCTCATGTAATCCGGCTACATCAGTGAATTCCGCACTGATGGTTTGGGTCTCACCGTCGACCGGTTGTCTGATCACATTCGAGATCACGATGAGCAGCAGCGCACTGATCGCCACCGCTATGCTAAATTTCAGCAGTGCACCAAGGTGTTTCCTCACTGTGCGCCGCCCAACATCAGGCCTAGTGGTGCCGCGACCCCTGGGAGTTGATCAAGAACAAGTTTCACTTGTAGCGCGCGCTGATCCCCGGACCCGACATACATACGTTCCAGACGCGAGCGCAGCTCGCCCAGTTTGTCCGCCAGTTCAACCGGTTTCAGGATTCCCGGTACCACATCGGCCAGGACACGCACCTGGTCCAACAGTGGATACAAGTCGTAGACATGCGACTTCTCCAGATCGCCGATTTTGGAGAAGAGATCCAAACGGGCGCCGACGAAGTACTCTCGAAGCCGACCGTACGCGAACTTGTCCGGGTCGGTGGCCAAGACATGTGATGCCTCGTTGTAGTTGGCCAACTGCTTGTCGTCGTAGTAACGCAGATACGGATTTAACTCGCGATCTTTGTCTGGGTCGAATCCCACCCCGACGTAGTTCATCAGATAGTTGTTGCCGGCACTGATCGCGGAGTCCATGAAGCTGGGCAGACCGACACTGATCGCGGCGGCGTTTCGCAACAGCTGTTCGGTGCTGACCTTCTGCACATCGGTGAGGGTCGTCGACACCCGAATCATGGTTTCGAACAACGGATTCAACGCATCGGTGTAACGAGTCGCGCGGTCCATGACGCTGATGAGTTGTGGCGTCACCACATCATGCGACAGCTCACCGAGCCGATACAGCAGCGTCTGAAGAGTGAAATTTCCGCTGGGGGTAACGCTGATAGAAGCACCATTTCGCAGGGATTGTCCATGGTCAACAGGTGTCAAATTGATTCCCGTGACACCGAAGTAGTTGGCCGGCCGGAAGTCAATACCGACGGCATCGGTCAACCCTCGGGTCGGGTCGCTTTGTAGCTCGACCTCCACCCGAACCCGACCGACGCCCAGCTTGGACACGCCCTTGACCTCGCCTACCTTGACACCGTGCAAGATGACAGCGGTTCCGCTGTCTACACCCTGCCCCACGTACGGTGTCTCGATGGCGACCGAGATCGCATCGGCGACCGGACGCCCAGGAGCATTGATCACGAAGGCGTACGTCAGCGCAACGACCAACAGTACTGACACGAACCCCGTACCGATCAATGTCAGGATGCGTTCGTGCCGTTGCTCGTTCACCCGCAGTAGTGTCGTCATGATCAGCCCCTAACCGGTAAACACGTACGTCGGCTGAAGGCCCCACAATGCGACGGTGAGAACGAAGTCCAGCACCATGATCGCCACCAAACTCGCACGCACTGCGCGCCCGGACGCCATGCCGACACCCACGGGGCCACCAGAAGCGAAATAGCCGTAATAACAGTGGATTACCGTTACCGCCGCGCAGAATACCGCCGCCTTCAGCGTCGAATACACCAGATCGGTCGGCGAGAGGTACTGGACAAAATAATGCTGGTAGGTCCCCGTCGGCGCCCCGTAGAACGCGGTGATCATGGCATTGGACACGAAGAAGCTCACCAACAGCGTCAGCGCAAATCCCGGTATGACAATCAGCAATGCGCCGATAACGCGTGCACCCACCACATAAGGAAGGGCACGTAATCCCATCGCCTCCGTGGCGTCTATCTCCTCGGCGATGCGCATTGCGCCAATCTCGGCCGTCATTCGACATCCAGCCTGCGCCGCGAAGGCAATGCCGGCGACCAGCGGAGCCATCTCCCGGACGTTGGCCAGACCACCGACGATTCCCGAAAGCGCGCCAAAACCCAGCAGATTCAACGTAGCCCACGCCTCAATGGCAATGGAAGCGCCAATCGCGATACCGAGAATCATCAAGACGCTGATCACACCGCCGTCAACCACCAGGGAGCCACGACCGAAGGAGAGGCTGATCATGCGGGCCAATATCTCTTTGCGGTACTGCCTGATCGTGATCGGCGAAAGGTAGATCACCTGACCGACGAAGAGGAGCGCTCCGCCCAACGTGTGCAATGGCATCCTCAGCACCGCGAGCAGCCGTTCAACCAAGCGGAACCGGTGCAGGTACCGAGACGGCGTCATCACCTTTCCGCCCATCAGGCCACCGCCATCGGGAAGAACATGGTTTGCACCTGAGTGATCACCAGATTCGCGAGGACGATTCCCACCACGTTGGCAACGACCGCCGCGTTCACCGCATCGGCAACACCGCGCGGACCACCCTTGGCCTCAACACCTTTCAGCGATGACACGATGCCCACTATCGCCGCGAACACCACCGCCTTACCGATCGCGAACCAGACATCGACCATCTTGGCGAAAGCACCGAACGAGGCCCAGAAACTGCCGCTCGTCACATCACTGACCGTGATCGCGAGGACAAACGAGGCGATCACCGCCGAGGCGATAATGACAGCCATCAACACGGGCGCCAGAATTATCAAGGCGAGAAACCGCGGCACGACTAGGCTCCGAACCGGGTCCACCCCCATAACACGAAATGCGTCGAGTTCCTCCCGGATCGCCCGTGCCCCCAGATCTGAAGCGATCGCCGAGGCAGCGGCACCACCCATCAACAGTCCTGCGGTAAGCGGCGCCCCCTGCCTAACCACACCGACGCCACTCGCCGCACCGACAATCGACGCTGCCCCAACCTGATTGATCAGACCGGAGGTCTGAACGGCCACCATGCCACCGAAAGGCACCGCCATCAGAAGGGCGGGCAACGCGGTCACCTTGTACAGGGACCAACATTGATGGATAGTCTCGCCGACTGGCAACCGAAGAGACACGATGTCTTGAACAACGTACCGAACCACCGACGCCGCCATCAGTACCGCACGACCGATGGTTTTGGCGCTTGCCACCGGAACCCGCGTCAACCGCCGTGCAACTGTGGCCACGGGACCGATAAGCAGGCTCGCCCCGGATGCCGTCCGATGCAACCCTTTGACCGCAGCCACCGGGAGCGCGCCACGCTCAGGTAGCGATGCAGTCCCGTTGCGCCCCTCGTCGCGTGCGTCTGCGGTGAGGCTCGGCTCATCCGTTTCTGTCAGTGACATACGTTAGCTGGCTCGTTCCCTATCGTGTGCTGTCGCGGATGTCGTCGATGATGTGTTCATCCGCACTGAGCCCGGGTCACTGTGATGACCATCTCAATCATCCGTGAATCTTACAGGACGGCATTGTCAGATTGTCAATATCTAACTTCACGTATGCTGACACGATTCAATACGAATAAATCGCCATTACAATGAGCATTTCAACGCCTATTAATATGTTGCCACGGGCCAGCTCACAACCAGCCCAGGGATGTACACACCACCTGCGGCAAGATCGGTGGTATGGCGAGTGAATCGATTCCGATGACACCGATCGCGCCTCAGGCCTAGCGACAGGGCTTACCGCCCCACCGGCCAGCTTCACTCACCTTATTTGCTGCGAATGAACGCAGTCGATGGCTCTCAGTCGCCGGCCAAGACGATGGCGGTGGTGGTCTTACCCGTGTTTGGGTCCGTCAGGACATCGGCACCGTAACGCGTATAGGTGCAATCCGGAATGACCTCGGAACCGAACAACGCCGCTCCGTAGATGGCTTTCTGCGGGGCGTCTGCGAACTTGTGAACGTCTGCGTAGCCGAAGAGCAACTTGGCCTTGCCTGCCGGATAGGACAATTGACGCAGCATCGGCATCGGATCCTCCATCGGTTCGAACCTGGAGGCGTGATTGATGTACTTCTGTGTCTGATGATTGGCGACCTGCGCGACCTGGTCCAGCACCGGATCAGGTTGCAGTGCAGCACAATTACCGCGTCGCGCCGATACCGCCGACCTCAAATCCGCGGTCTCGTCCGCTCCAGCCGGTGGTGCCAGCACAGTCGCCACACAGATAGCCATCGTGGCACCCGCGACGATCCGCAGCGGTGTCATCTTGATTCCCTCAAGCGTCCACTCCTCGTGATACTTCCAGCCACGTCAAGCAATCTGCCAATTGCCCTGGCCGTCCCGATAGAAAAAGTACGCGGGGCAGTATTGCGCAACAGTCGCACCGGGACAGGGCGTGCCGTTGTATGCCGTATTGGTGGTGTGCACAAAACTATTGGGCGGCAACGCACTAGAATCCAAGCCCTGAGTGGTCATCACAGAAACGATCGCCAGCACGGGGTACATCAAGCTCGTTCCCTGATCCGGGTAACCACACCGGACGCACCACGGTTGTGGCGGCGGATTCGCATGTACGGTCGGCGTGCCAACCAAAATGGGGCCGTCAAATTGAACATCGATTGCGTAGTCCGGCGGACGTCCTGTGTTGTAGAAGTCAGTCAGGGTCTGCTTGATCTCGGATTCACCTGGGGGCGGGCCTAATTCACCCACATTGGCGTCCGCGCGGATCGCGCCGAAGGCAACCGCCGCCATCATATACACCGCAAGAAGGCCGGTAACCGCGGCGAGCCGACCGGCTATACGCCGCATCCTCTTGACTTTCCCACTATGAACACTCCCGCTACACGCAGACACGTGAACGCTCAATTCTGCTGGCCCAGTGCTTGACTCGCTGCAGCGACGGCCCATTGACCCACGCGGTGTTTCGGGCCCTGATGCCGACGCCAGTATTGGACAGGTGCTGCCACAGTCGATAGAAGCTCTCTCCTTGGTAGAGAGGAAAGTAGTTGTCGCCCGCAAAATCCTGCGTTTGCGTTAGGGATTCCGCACGTGGAGCGAGGAACGCGACGGCCTGTTCCACATTCGCGGCTACATTGTCGGCCTGCGCCTGGATTGTCCCGAGGGTCCAGTCGTTACTGGCCTGCAACAGATTGAACCCGAACTGATCCATCTGATTCCGCAGGTCACGGTATCGCGCATTGAACCACTGGCACATCTCTCGCTCCGCGGTGATATCCGCGGGAGTCACGCTGGCACGTGTTTGGTCATAGGGATAAGGGAACTGGGGCGTGAAGTTCCCGGCAGTCGGTACGAACTCGGGCAGTAGCGGAGGAGGCGCATCCGACGGATCGGCACTCGCCGGGGCCCCTGCCGCAATACACACGGCCGTCACCGTCACCGTCACCAGAGAGGAGATCAGCATGGATACCAGGTTTTTCACCACCCGCGCTCAACCAGCTTCCGGGCCACGTAGATCTGACACCCGCCAAGGATCATCGGCAAGGCCTCCGACGTGGGCAGCACGAGCCCCAAAACGCCTTCGTCAACGGAACGCGCTTGGGCTCCATAAGGACCGACGGCCAGCGCGATCGTGCCGGCGGTGCCGCCCGCACTCTGCTCGGGCGGCTCCGGAAAGCACCATGTCCAGGAACTCTCCCCCGTCACGAAAAACAGCTCGATGAAGTCGGACCGGGCGGGGCAGCCACGGCTACCACCAAGGGTGGCCGAGACAAATGATCCGTCCACCAAGCGCGAACCAGTGAGGCACTGGGGTTTCGGCATGACTTGCTCACTTCCTCCTAGTCGCGGGAACCCGGCCTCCTGCACAAAGGGCATAGGCGCGGCGTGCGCGCGCCGGATCCGCCGACCTGCAAGCCATCTATTCAGATCTGACATGCATCCATGTCAGATTATGTGTGCCATGTCACTCTGTCAAGAAGTTGAGAGTGCCAACACGTCAGCGGACGATTCGAACCGCACCCCGATAGCGAGTGGCCCCCGCGGCGTGCAATACGCAGCGGGGGCCATCGGCAAACTGTCAACCCGTTGGGCCGGTTTAGGTTAGGTCGTTATCGGGTTCGCACCTTGAATCAGGAAGGGAACAGTCGGATCCGCGCCGTACCGGTTTTCGTACTCGCCGAAAGTGCGCCCGATTTCGGCGTGCACAGCAGTGACGAGGGGCTCCCAATCGCGGTGGGTGATGATCAGGAAGTCGCGCTGCCGGATGGCCTCAACCACCTGTTCTCCGACGCGGTCCGGATCTGCCCCGGCCGCCAGTAGCGCACCGTTTCCCTCGACCGCCGCGGTGTTGACCCCCTCCCCGCGCACCTTGGCCTCGGCCTCACCGGCCGTCACATTGAGGCGCGTGGCGACCGTCCCTGGGCACAACACCGAGACTCCGACATCCGTGCCCTGCAGCTCGTCGCGCAGCACCATCGAAAAGCCGAAACTGGCGAATTTCGACGCACAATAGGCGCCGACGCGGGCCATTGGCACGATTCCGGCCATTGAGGCGGTGTTCATGATGTGCGCACGACCGCCACGACTCTTGAAACGCGGCAGGAAGGTCGAGACCCCGATGAATTGCGCCTCGGTGTTGATCTTGAAGACCCAGCGCCAAACGTCAAGCGGCGTTTCGTCAATCAATCCACCGCCATTCACGCCCGCGTTATTGCACAAGATGGAGATAGGGCCGAGAGCTTCCTCGGCCCTATCCGCGGCAGCCGACCACTGCTCGGGATCGCTGATGTCCAGCGGTACCGCCAGCACAGTCCCACCGGCATCGGTCAACTCTTGCGTCACATCGACAAGCCGCGCGGCGTCGATATCGGCCAGAGCCACCTTTGCTCCAGCCGCAACGAGTGCTCGGGCGATGCCGAGTCCAATACCTGATGCAGCCCCGGTGACGAACGCTGCTTGCCCTGTCGGCCAATCATTTGTCATACCGCCCACGGTACATCATCTGACTATGATCAGTGTCAGATATGCGCACATCTCCTCCGCCACCAAAGGTGCTGTCCTCATGAAACATTCATGTGGGCCGCACATCCATATCGGAAGCTCTCAGGACAACAGCGCCGCGAACTCACGAACCGGATCGGTGCCATCCCATTCGGCAGCCGCTTTCGCGACGGCGCCATACATCGCCTCTACCGGGCCTCCCCGTCCCATCAACTCGGTCATACAACCAAGCATCGGTCGCGTATCGATGTAGGCGACCGGCGTTAGACCTCCAACGGACGCCGTCATCACCACCTCGAAGCCATGGTCTTGGTAGTTGCGACACTCGGCCTCGACATCGTCGACGAAGCTACAGATATGGTGCAAGCCATTTTCCCCCTCCCGGAAGACATCTCGGTACGGAGACGGTCCGCTGCCATGCTGCTTGATGAGTTCGATCTGAACCGTGCCCGCCTGGGCAATCGCGCAACTGATATCGACGTCGACAGCGTGGCCACGATGGACAGCACCACCGATCATCGCGCCAACATGGGCGCCCATGAAGAAGGGCCCTATCCGGGCGGTCTGTTGCCATTGTTGGACTGCCTTGTCAAGGTCGTCCACCACCCAGGCAATCTGACAGTACTGCTTCGCGACCAACACGTCCTCACCTTCCTCCGAATGCCTGCGGTGCGGAATCGTCGGACGGTACTCGCCGTGTCCGCACTCTCAAGCGACCCAAAAATCCACTGCACGTGAGATATTCAGTGTCAACACCGAAATGAACCACACGCTGGGCCGACCCTACACCTATCAGACAATCTTCTATGTCAGATTGAGAATCTCTCCTGCCTCAGCACGGACATGAGAGAAAGACACCGGACCGGAGGCGCCCCCGCGGCCGCGTGGGCGTTAGGGAAGGTTGATACGCCAGTACAGACCGACCAGGTATTCCGCGAGTTGGTCGGAGGTGATATCCAAGAGTCCCTCTGCCCACGAGATCAACAGCTCGGACGCAGCACCCGAAGCCGCATATGCCCGCATACGCGATTCGACGGGGCCACTGTCAAAGGGTCCCGTATCGGTTCCCGACCACTTGAAAAAGTTCTCAGCAGCGTGGGTCAGGATCTCGTTTCGCCGCGCGCCGACGCGACCGCCCCTGCCAAGCGCCTCGACGAAGAAGATCCGGATCATACGGGGATCGGCAGTCAAGGTATCGACCGTCGTCCGCATGGCGACGGAGACCCTCGCGACGGGATCATCGGGCGCCTCCAGCACCGCGGCATTCACCTCAGATTCCATCGCCTTGATAGTCAGGTCGAGTATCTCCTCGAACAAGGCCCCCAGATCACTGAAGCTCTCGTAGAAGTAACGATCCGTGAGCCCGGCCTCGAGCACCACATCTTTGACACGCACCGATTCCGAACCGGGAGAACCAAACAGGTTCATACCCGCCTCAATCAACTTCCGGCGCCGTTCGGCGACGCGCTCCTCACCAGTAGCCCCGCCGTACACACGGCTTTCGCTTGAAACCGACACCTTCTCCGCTCCTGCCAGATCCGTGGTCAGCCCTCAGCATAGGTGGACATCTCGATGTCAGCCCGAAAGCAGGGCGAGCTGGACGCCAACAACCAGTCCAGCCAACCCAAACACCGCGAGGGCCGGCGCCGTTGCCTGCACCGAATCGCGCACCCGTCGATGCGAGATCACCGCCCCAGCCATCAAGAGCATTAATCCCGACGCCGCGGCGGTGCCCAATGGACGCCAATACAAGCCGCCCAACAACCCGACCGCGCCAGCGAGCTGGCACATACCGACGAATCGGGTCAGCCCTGATGAAATCCGCAAGTGCTGCCCCTCCTTGCGAGCAGCCGCCAGATAGAAGGCGTTCACGACGCCCGCTGCGCCGAAAAACATTGCCAGCGCGATCGAGACCACAACTGCCCCTACCCGCATCTGGCCTCCTTCATCCGTGTGTCCGCATTGCGGTATCGCCGCCACCCCGCAGCCCCCTTATCTGACATAGTCTAATGTCAGATAAAGGGCTACGGGGTGCTCATGGAGTACGACTGCCCCATTCCATATCAATCGCCTTTTCTGGCAACGGCATCAGAGAGCGGGAACTGCACATGACGGGAAAGCTTGAAGGCAAAGTCGCATTCATCACCGGCGCGGCACGCGGGCAGGGACGCTCTCACGCGGTACGCCTAGCCCAAGAAGGTGCCGACATCATCGGCGTCGATGTACCGCGGCATATCCCGGGCCTTCCCTATGAACCGGGAACCACCGAGGACCTGGCCGAGACGGTGCGTCAGGTGGAAGCGCTCGGACGCCGTTTCGTTGCCGCCGAGGCCGATGTACGAGATTTCGACGGCCTGCGGTCCGCGGTCGACGCGGGCGTGGCGGAGCTGGGGCGCCTCGACATTGTGCTGGCGAATGCGGGCATCGTCGCCCCCGCCCCCACACTCGAGATGAGCGAAGAACAGTGGCAGACAATGATCGATATCAACCTCACCGGGGTCTGGAAGACTCTCAAGGCATCGGTTCCGCATATTCTCGCAGGCGGTCGGGGTGGCTCGGTGGTAATCACCAGCTCCCTGGCAGCAATTGTCGTCCAGCCGAACATCGCGCACTATGCGGCGGCGAAGGGCGGTCTGATTCAGCTGTCCAACGTTCTTTCGAAAGAATTGGCACCGAAGGGAATCCGGGTGAACACCGTGCACCCCGGCACCGTTCTGACCGATATGGTTCTCAACGAGCCGACCTTCCGCCTCTTCCGGCCCGATCTCGAGCACCCCACCCAGGAGGATTTCGAGGAGGTGGCACGCACCCTCACCGGAATGCCCACCAGTGCAATCGAATCGGTCGATATCTCGAATGCCATCCTCTATCTGGTCTCGGATGACGGCCGCTACGTCACCGGCACCACCCACGTCGTCAGCGCAGGTCTGCTGTAACACCCATGGATAACGGTCACCGCGGGTCAGGGTCGTTCGCGGTGACCGTTTCCCACGTCATCAAGGTCGGGTGGCCGCCAGCGCCCTGGTCGCCCCAGCCCGATCCTCCGCGAACGCCTGGTCCATCTGGTCGACCTTGAAGTTGACCGGTTTGTTGATCCCGGCCCGGAACTCGAAGTGCCGGATCAACTTCGGATCCACGGGTTCTTGGTTGAACAGCTCGCGGTACAGCGGACCAACGCGCTTGGCGGTCCGCTCCAACAGCGCCCTGTCAAGGCCATAGAACTCAATGGCATTCTCCCCCAGAATGGCACGCGCTTCCGCCTCCGGCACCGATCCCAACGTGGTACGAATCCAGTCGTGCGTGTTCGGCCACGTCCCTTCAAAATGCGGAAAATCGCTACCAAACATCAGCTTGTCCAAGCCGACCTCATGACGCACCGCCACGTCTCCGTAGCGCATGAGGGAGGTACCACAGGCACAATGACGAGCCCAGTACTCCTTGGGGGTGAGCTTCATCGAACCCGGGTTGGCCACGTGTGCGCGCTCCAGGTACTCCAGCGTGACCGGTACCCAATCGGCGTGAATCTCCTGGAACGCGACCTTGAGCCCCGGGAAGCGGTCGAAAACCCCGCCCCACATCAACTGCCACAACGGCCGGCGCTCGCCGAACGTCTCGAACAATTCACTCAGGAACGAGTTCGTGCCGGCCGTTTCCGGATCAGCGTCCGGGTCGAACTTGGGCAACATGCTCGGGTCGATCACCGACAGCCCCGTTTTACCCGTGTTGCCCGGATCGTCCAGATTTTCCTTGCGGCCAAATACGTTCCGTACCATCTCGACAACGCCACCCTGGGGGTTACCGAACCCGGCATGAATGTGCACCACCATGCCCAGGTCCTGACATGCCGCCCACATCGGGTCCCACCACCCGTCATAGAGCGCAGGCAGATCGCCGGGCGCCGTGCCGGGCATCATCGGCGGGAAGATCGCACGGAATCCCGACTCGCGAGCACGCACAATATCGGCTACTCCGGCTTCCCAGTCCGGCCATGGGTAGATCAGCGGCACTCCCAACAAGCGGCCAGGAGCCTCCGAACA
Coding sequences within:
- a CDS encoding MlaD family protein, with protein sequence MRKHLGALLKFSIAVAISALLLIVISNVIRQPVDGETQTISAEFTDVAGLHEGADVRVRGVRVGKVQSLELKRSEGRTVATVEFTMERRYSIVPASRLAVKFQALTGLRYVDVAGAAPGGAPDEMASVPASMTIPSFDVTVLFNGLQPVLATLNPSEINTFTENVATFLAGDGDGLGPMLDSINRLTALVSDREAVIATIMRNLQRVAVGVRGKSDALPKILDQVRIVADSAMTVLDEFRKSEVYGPDYTGELNRLLGALGLNSGSWVVDNYKPGWDPEKAFDKAITNVYNEIDGVKRIPVVWQNIPEPPAAGTPAACSKGPAALPLPMDVLLNGRKVVICNQ
- a CDS encoding DoxX family protein encodes the protein MRVGAVVVSIALAMFFGAAGVVNAFYLAAARKEGQHLRISSGLTRFVGMCQLAGAVGLLGGLYWRPLGTAAASGLMLLMAGAVISHRRVRDSVQATAPALAVFGLAGLVVGVQLALLSG
- a CDS encoding MlaD family protein; its protein translation is MTTLLRVNEQRHERILTLIGTGFVSVLLVVALTYAFVINAPGRPVADAISVAIETPYVGQGVDSGTAVILHGVKVGEVKGVSKLGVGRVRVEVELQSDPTRGLTDAVGIDFRPANYFGVTGINLTPVDHGQSLRNGASISVTPSGNFTLQTLLYRLGELSHDVVTPQLISVMDRATRYTDALNPLFETMIRVSTTLTDVQKVSTEQLLRNAAAISVGLPSFMDSAISAGNNYLMNYVGVGFDPDKDRELNPYLRYYDDKQLANYNEASHVLATDPDKFAYGRLREYFVGARLDLFSKIGDLEKSHVYDLYPLLDQVRVLADVVPGILKPVELADKLGELRSRLERMYVGSGDQRALQVKLVLDQLPGVAAPLGLMLGGAQ
- a CDS encoding mycofactocin-coupled SDR family oxidoreductase, whose amino-acid sequence is MTGKLEGKVAFITGAARGQGRSHAVRLAQEGADIIGVDVPRHIPGLPYEPGTTEDLAETVRQVEALGRRFVAAEADVRDFDGLRSAVDAGVAELGRLDIVLANAGIVAPAPTLEMSEEQWQTMIDINLTGVWKTLKASVPHILAGGRGGSVVITSSLAAIVVQPNIAHYAAAKGGLIQLSNVLSKELAPKGIRVNTVHPGTVLTDMVLNEPTFRLFRPDLEHPTQEDFEEVARTLTGMPTSAIESVDISNAILYLVSDDGRYVTGTTHVVSAGLL
- a CDS encoding MlaE family ABC transporter permease, with protein sequence MSLTETDEPSLTADARDEGRNGTASLPERGALPVAAVKGLHRTASGASLLIGPVATVARRLTRVPVASAKTIGRAVLMAASVVRYVVQDIVSLRLPVGETIHQCWSLYKVTALPALLMAVPFGGMVAVQTSGLINQVGAASIVGAASGVGVVRQGAPLTAGLLMGGAAASAIASDLGARAIREELDAFRVMGVDPVRSLVVPRFLALIILAPVLMAVIIASAVIASFVLAITVSDVTSGSFWASFGAFAKMVDVWFAIGKAVVFAAIVGIVSSLKGVEAKGGPRGVADAVNAAVVANVVGIVLANLVITQVQTMFFPMAVA
- a CDS encoding SDR family NAD(P)-dependent oxidoreductase; protein product: MTNDWPTGQAAFVTGAASGIGLGIARALVAAGAKVALADIDAARLVDVTQELTDAGGTVLAVPLDISDPEQWSAAADRAEEALGPISILCNNAGVNGGGLIDETPLDVWRWVFKINTEAQFIGVSTFLPRFKSRGGRAHIMNTASMAGIVPMARVGAYCASKFASFGFSMVLRDELQGTDVGVSVLCPGTVATRLNVTAGEAEAKVRGEGVNTAAVEGNGALLAAGADPDRVGEQVVEAIRQRDFLIITHRDWEPLVTAVHAEIGRTFGEYENRYGADPTVPFLIQGANPITT
- a CDS encoding amidohydrolase family protein; this encodes MRTRFDVREADADTLSSPELRPLTMVSADSHVSLPPKMYKHYVESKYHDSWSGYLDDVAIINKVVELTGYPAPEDALEVYDKRGVVSGAGEVGYFDPVWRLRHVEAEGIAAEFLHPFGPIGFVPFVDVQNSVRSHELRVAGAHAHNRFLADFCSEAPGRLLGVPLIYPWPDWEAGVADIVRARESGFRAIFPPMMPGTAPGDLPALYDGWWDPMWAACQDLGMVVHIHAGFGNPQGGVVEMVRNVFGRKENLDDPGNTGKTGLSVIDPSMLPKFDPDADPETAGTNSFLSELFETFGERRPLWQLMWGGVFDRFPGLKVAFQEIHADWVPVTLEYLERAHVANPGSMKLTPKEYWARHCACGTSLMRYGDVAVRHEVGLDKLMFGSDFPHFEGTWPNTHDWIRTTLGSVPEAEARAILGENAIEFYGLDRALLERTAKRVGPLYRELFNQEPVDPKLIRHFEFRAGINKPVNFKVDQMDQAFAEDRAGATRALAATRP
- a CDS encoding TetR/AcrR family transcriptional regulator; translated protein: MSVSSESRVYGGATGEERVAERRRKLIEAGMNLFGSPGSESVRVKDVVLEAGLTDRYFYESFSDLGALFEEILDLTIKAMESEVNAAVLEAPDDPVARVSVAMRTTVDTLTADPRMIRIFFVEALGRGGRVGARRNEILTHAAENFFKWSGTDTGPFDSGPVESRMRAYAASGAASELLISWAEGLLDITSDQLAEYLVGLYWRINLP
- a CDS encoding VOC family protein, encoding MLVAKQYCQIAWVVDDLDKAVQQWQQTARIGPFFMGAHVGAMIGGAVHRGHAVDVDISCAIAQAGTVQIELIKQHGSGPSPYRDVFREGENGLHHICSFVDDVEAECRNYQDHGFEVVMTASVGGLTPVAYIDTRPMLGCMTELMGRGGPVEAMYGAVAKAAAEWDGTDPVREFAALLS
- a CDS encoding ABC transporter permease, whose amino-acid sequence is MPLHTLGGALLFVGQVIYLSPITIRQYRKEILARMISLSFGRGSLVVDGGVISVLMILGIAIGASIAIEAWATLNLLGFGALSGIVGGLANVREMAPLVAGIAFAAQAGCRMTAEIGAMRIAEEIDATEAMGLRALPYVVGARVIGALLIVIPGFALTLLVSFFVSNAMITAFYGAPTGTYQHYFVQYLSPTDLVYSTLKAAVFCAAVTVIHCYYGYFASGGPVGVGMASGRAVRASLVAIMVLDFVLTVALWGLQPTYVFTG